One genomic region from Leptolyngbyaceae cyanobacterium JSC-12 encodes:
- a CDS encoding ferrous iron transporter FeoB (IMG reference gene:2510093919~PFAM: Ferrous iron transport protein B; Ferrous iron transport protein B C terminus; Nucleoside recognition~TIGRFAM: ferrous iron transporter FeoB; small GTP-binding protein domain) yields MTQAVIALVGNPNCGKTTLFNALTGAHQRVGNWPGVTVERKEGNYRYQGQIITVVDLPGVYSVDAEDTTTGLDELVARDYLLSGEADVIINIVDASNLERNLYLTTQILEMGVPMMIALNMMDLAEKREIRIDPHLLSERLGCPVVPLCAHKGTGVSQLKDLIQQALMHPAIPQTYVAYPPVIEEALADLIPVLQTSAIANPAQMRWFALNLLQYDDRYLPNLGQDTLRQIAEHRHRIHQTLGEDTDLLIADSRYTWIRHIIQGVAERTHLVKQTVSDRIDQVVLNRWLGIPIFLVVMYLMFLVAINLGGAFIDFFDIGVGTIFVSGTAHLLQQMNAPGWLIGLLADGVGGGIQTTSTFIPQIGLLFISLAILEDSGYLARAAFVMDRLMRFVGLPGKSFVPMMVGFGCNIPGIMATRTLENRRDRLMTILMNPFMSCGARLPVYALFCAAFFPTNGQNIVFLLYVLGIIAAVFTGLVMKKTLFRGDTAPFVMELPPYHIPTVRGVLIRAWDRLKAFITKAGRMIVVMVVILGLMNSVGVDGSFGKKDSQDSILSAFSRTITPVFTPMGIQQDNWPATVGLMTGVFAKEVMVGTMDSLYTQLAQDAAGTGDEPPEAFDFWGGIGEAFTSIPTNLSKLADQALDPLGVRILNDTGDQKAAAEAQEVHYTTFGQMATRFGSTTAAIAFLLFVLLYFPCVSATAAVYRETNLGWTAFVGAWTTGLAYWVAVFYYQLMTLNQHPASAIAWLVGLTLFMVAVLLGLKRFSKHRRIQPQSAIDQRVLASQ; encoded by the coding sequence ATGACACAAGCCGTGATCGCATTAGTCGGCAACCCCAACTGTGGTAAGACAACTCTGTTTAATGCATTAACGGGAGCGCATCAGCGCGTCGGCAACTGGCCTGGGGTCACGGTTGAGCGTAAGGAAGGCAACTATCGCTACCAGGGGCAAATTATCACTGTGGTGGATTTACCCGGTGTCTATTCGGTGGATGCCGAAGATACGACGACGGGGCTGGATGAACTGGTAGCGCGGGATTATCTGCTATCCGGCGAGGCAGATGTCATCATTAACATCGTGGATGCTTCTAACCTGGAGCGTAATCTCTATCTCACGACTCAGATTCTAGAGATGGGGGTGCCCATGATGATCGCCCTCAACATGATGGATCTGGCAGAAAAGCGAGAAATTCGCATTGATCCCCACCTGTTATCTGAGCGCCTGGGCTGTCCGGTCGTTCCTCTCTGTGCCCATAAAGGAACAGGGGTATCCCAACTCAAGGACTTGATCCAGCAGGCGTTGATGCACCCTGCAATTCCCCAGACCTACGTGGCCTATCCCCCCGTGATCGAAGAGGCACTGGCGGATTTAATCCCGGTATTGCAAACATCAGCGATCGCTAACCCTGCCCAGATGCGCTGGTTTGCATTGAACCTGTTGCAGTACGACGATCGCTACCTGCCGAACCTGGGACAGGACACCCTACGACAGATTGCTGAGCACCGTCACCGCATCCATCAAACCCTGGGAGAAGATACGGATCTATTGATTGCGGACAGCCGCTACACCTGGATTCGGCATATCATTCAGGGGGTTGCCGAACGAACCCATTTGGTGAAGCAAACGGTATCCGATCGCATCGATCAGGTAGTACTCAATCGGTGGCTGGGAATTCCCATTTTTCTAGTGGTGATGTATCTCATGTTTCTGGTTGCCATCAATTTGGGGGGTGCGTTTATTGATTTCTTCGACATTGGCGTAGGCACTATTTTCGTCAGTGGAACTGCCCATTTGCTCCAACAGATGAATGCGCCCGGATGGTTGATTGGGTTATTGGCAGATGGTGTTGGGGGCGGGATTCAAACCACGTCTACCTTTATTCCTCAGATTGGTCTATTGTTTATTTCTCTCGCCATCCTGGAAGATTCGGGCTATCTGGCACGGGCGGCGTTTGTGATGGATCGGTTGATGCGGTTTGTCGGGCTGCCTGGCAAATCTTTTGTGCCGATGATGGTCGGGTTTGGTTGTAACATTCCTGGCATTATGGCCACCCGAACGCTGGAAAATCGGCGCGATCGCCTGATGACGATCCTAATGAATCCGTTTATGTCCTGCGGTGCCCGTCTACCCGTGTATGCCTTGTTCTGCGCTGCCTTTTTCCCCACAAATGGTCAAAATATCGTCTTTCTGCTCTACGTTTTAGGCATCATTGCTGCCGTATTTACTGGGCTGGTGATGAAGAAAACCCTGTTCCGGGGAGACACTGCCCCATTTGTGATGGAACTGCCGCCTTACCACATTCCCACGGTTAGAGGGGTGTTGATTCGTGCCTGGGATCGGCTGAAGGCATTCATTACCAAAGCTGGTCGGATGATCGTGGTGATGGTGGTGATTCTAGGGCTGATGAACTCGGTCGGGGTAGATGGTTCTTTCGGCAAAAAGGACAGTCAAGATTCGATTCTGAGTGCCTTCAGCCGCACGATTACGCCTGTGTTCACGCCAATGGGGATTCAACAGGACAACTGGCCCGCAACCGTTGGTTTAATGACTGGAGTGTTTGCTAAGGAAGTGATGGTCGGCACGATGGACTCGCTCTATACCCAACTGGCTCAAGATGCTGCCGGAACTGGCGACGAACCCCCAGAAGCCTTTGATTTTTGGGGCGGCATTGGGGAGGCGTTTACCAGCATTCCTACCAACTTATCAAAGCTAGCTGATCAAGCCCTTGATCCCCTTGGAGTCAGGATTCTAAACGATACGGGCGACCAGAAAGCAGCGGCAGAAGCGCAAGAAGTTCACTACACGACCTTTGGACAAATGGCAACGCGCTTTGGCAGTACCACCGCCGCGATCGCCTTCCTCCTATTCGTCCTGCTCTATTTTCCCTGTGTTTCCGCCACAGCAGCCGTCTACCGCGAAACCAATCTGGGCTGGACAGCCTTTGTAGGAGCCTGGACGACTGGACTGGCGTACTGGGTGGCGGTGTTTTACTACCAACTCATGACAT
- a CDS encoding Fe2+ transport system protein A (IMG reference gene:2510093920~PFAM: FeoA domain) has product MSNGSANAKSNHWQPFIYMGESPHPDGEGRHGDNFPEQGNGSAAQLPMTSLAMAQVGDRVRILSLNCGESNNRLMGMGLLPGAVLEVISRVSPGSVIVSLQDQRLGLGAEVARRIQVTDADQCDADQYREHPQPSPTRTLETMQTTPDTSPVKLRDAAIGSVLRVIGYKPTMRDYKRKLLAMGLTPGTELRVMRHAPLGDPTEIQVRNFHLSLRKDEADALIVEPVTRGES; this is encoded by the coding sequence ATGAGTAATGGTTCAGCAAATGCTAAGTCCAACCATTGGCAGCCGTTTATCTATATGGGCGAGTCTCCTCATCCTGATGGCGAGGGTAGGCATGGGGACAACTTCCCTGAGCAGGGTAATGGCTCTGCGGCTCAGTTACCCATGACCTCACTGGCAATGGCGCAGGTGGGCGATCGCGTCCGCATTCTGTCCTTAAACTGTGGTGAATCCAATAACCGCTTGATGGGCATGGGACTGCTCCCCGGTGCAGTGCTAGAGGTGATTAGTCGTGTGTCTCCTGGGTCGGTGATTGTGTCCCTGCAAGATCAGCGCTTGGGCTTGGGGGCAGAGGTGGCACGACGGATTCAGGTCACAGATGCAGACCAATGTGATGCAGACCAATACAGAGAGCATCCTCAACCGAGTCCGACGAGAACCCTGGAAACCATGCAAACTACCCCCGATACTTCCCCTGTCAAACTGCGAGATGCGGCGATCGGTTCAGTGTTAAGAGTGATTGGCTATAAACCGACTATGCGAGACTATAAGCGCAAGCTCCTGGCAATGGGCTTGACGCCCGGTACAGAATTGCGCGTGATGCGCCATGCTCCCTTGGGTGACCCGACTGAAATTCAAGTGCGCAACTTTCACCTGAGCCTGCGAAAAGATGAAGCCGATGCTCTGATAGTTGAGCCTGTTACAAGAGGAGAGTCATGA